Proteins encoded by one window of Enterobacter pseudoroggenkampii:
- a CDS encoding sugar 3,4-ketoisomerase: MNLIQLNKKGDDRGALVVIEQEKDIPLDIKRVYYMFDTTPGVRRGFHAHKKLTQIAVPVKGSCKFLLDDGKQVEHVLLDSPTVGLIIEPMVWHEMYDFSDDCVLMVLADDYYDESDYIRDYASFKAITDLKN, translated from the coding sequence ATGAATTTGATTCAGCTAAACAAAAAAGGTGATGACAGGGGTGCATTGGTAGTTATTGAGCAAGAAAAAGACATACCGCTTGATATCAAGCGGGTCTACTACATGTTTGATACGACACCAGGCGTCAGAAGAGGCTTTCATGCCCATAAAAAACTAACGCAAATAGCTGTTCCTGTTAAGGGATCTTGTAAGTTCTTGCTTGATGATGGAAAACAAGTTGAGCATGTGCTTTTGGATTCACCGACGGTTGGATTAATAATCGAACCCATGGTTTGGCATGAAATGTATGATTTCAGCGACGATTGTGTCTTAATGGTTCTGGCCGATGATTATTATGATGAAAGTGATTATATTCGAGACTATGCTTCTTTCAAAGCGATCACTGACCTCAAAAATTAA
- the rfbA gene encoding glucose-1-phosphate thymidylyltransferase RfbA, translating into MKGIILAGGSGTRLYPVTLGVSKQLLPVYDKPMIYYPLSVLMLAGIKDILIITTPEDQSGFVRLLGDGSQFGINLSYAIQPNPDGLAQAFIIGENFIGQEPVCLVLGDNIFFGQGFTPKLQLASSRISGATVFGYQVMDPQRFGVVEFNSDFKAISIEEKPAQPKSNWAVTGLYFYDNNVIDIAKNIKPSARGELEITTVNEIYLNNNNLNVELLGRGFAWLDTGTHDSLIEAGSFVETVQKRQGMMVACPEEIAWRNGWLNDETLTAIGSKLAKNHYGQYLLKLVKGH; encoded by the coding sequence ATGAAGGGTATAATTCTCGCTGGTGGCTCTGGTACCAGGCTGTATCCTGTAACTTTGGGAGTATCTAAACAACTTCTTCCCGTTTATGATAAACCAATGATTTATTATCCCTTGTCCGTTTTAATGCTGGCAGGTATCAAAGATATACTTATAATAACAACACCTGAAGATCAGAGCGGTTTTGTAAGACTTTTGGGGGATGGCAGTCAATTTGGTATTAATTTGAGTTACGCTATTCAACCAAATCCTGATGGTTTGGCACAGGCCTTCATTATAGGTGAGAATTTTATTGGGCAAGAGCCAGTCTGTTTAGTATTAGGCGATAATATTTTCTTCGGACAAGGATTCACACCTAAATTACAGCTGGCGAGTAGTAGAATAAGTGGGGCAACAGTCTTCGGCTACCAAGTCATGGATCCACAGCGGTTCGGTGTGGTTGAATTTAATAGTGATTTCAAGGCAATAAGTATAGAGGAAAAACCAGCTCAGCCTAAGTCTAATTGGGCGGTGACGGGACTCTATTTTTATGACAATAACGTCATTGATATTGCAAAAAATATAAAACCGTCGGCAAGAGGCGAGTTAGAAATAACAACAGTCAATGAAATTTACCTTAACAATAATAATTTAAATGTCGAATTGTTAGGTCGCGGTTTTGCATGGCTTGATACCGGCACCCATGATAGTTTAATTGAGGCCGGAAGTTTTGTCGAAACAGTTCAAAAACGTCAGGGTATGATGGTAGCTTGTCCAGAAGAGATTGCCTGGCGAAATGGATGGTTAAATGATGAGACCCTTACGGCTATTGGTTCTAAATTAGCAAAAAACCATTATGGACAGTATTTATTAAAATTAGTAAAAGGGCATTAA
- the rfbB gene encoding dTDP-glucose 4,6-dehydratase: MKILVTGGAGFIGSAVVRHIIKNTQDDVVNVDKLTYAGNLESLSEVSESDRYAFEHADICDKDAMDRIFAKHKPDAVMHLAAESHVDRSITGPAAFIETNIVGTYVLLEAARAYWSTLDEQAKKTFRFHHISTDEVYGDLPHPDEHPESTELPLFTETTAYAPSSPYSASKASSDHLVRAWLRTYGFPTIVTNCSNNYGPYHFPEKLIPLVILNALEGKALPIYGKGDQIRDWLYVEDHARALYTVVTQGKPGETYNIGGHNEKQNLDVVHTICDLLDEIVPKGTSYRSQIRYVADRPGHDRRYAIDAHKIAEELGWKPQETFYSGIRKTVEWYLNNQGWINNVKSGAYTSWLSKQYGDNE, from the coding sequence GTGAAAATTCTTGTGACGGGCGGTGCCGGCTTTATCGGCTCAGCAGTTGTACGACATATTATTAAAAATACCCAGGACGACGTCGTCAATGTGGATAAGCTGACCTATGCCGGTAATCTTGAGTCGCTTAGTGAAGTCAGCGAAAGCGACCGCTATGCCTTTGAACATGCAGATATTTGCGACAAAGACGCTATGGATCGCATTTTCGCAAAACACAAGCCTGATGCGGTGATGCACCTGGCAGCTGAAAGTCACGTCGATCGTTCAATTACCGGCCCGGCTGCGTTTATCGAAACCAATATCGTCGGCACCTATGTGCTTCTGGAAGCCGCTCGAGCGTACTGGTCTACGTTGGATGAGCAGGCGAAGAAAACGTTTCGTTTCCATCACATCTCTACCGACGAAGTGTATGGTGATTTACCGCATCCTGATGAACATCCGGAATCAACTGAGCTGCCACTCTTCACAGAAACCACCGCGTATGCACCAAGCAGCCCGTATTCAGCGTCGAAAGCCTCCAGTGACCATCTCGTGCGTGCCTGGCTTCGTACCTACGGTTTCCCGACTATCGTCACCAACTGTTCGAATAACTACGGCCCGTACCATTTCCCGGAAAAACTGATCCCGTTGGTTATTCTGAATGCGCTGGAAGGTAAAGCTCTGCCAATTTACGGTAAAGGCGATCAAATCCGTGACTGGCTGTATGTAGAAGATCATGCGCGTGCACTCTACACCGTTGTCACTCAAGGGAAACCGGGTGAAACATACAACATTGGCGGCCATAACGAGAAGCAGAACCTGGACGTGGTCCATACGATTTGCGATCTGTTGGATGAAATTGTACCTAAAGGGACATCTTACCGCAGTCAGATCCGTTATGTAGCTGATCGCCCAGGCCATGACAGAAGATATGCAATCGATGCGCACAAAATAGCTGAAGAATTAGGCTGGAAACCACAAGAGACTTTTTACAGTGGCATTCGTAAAACGGTTGAATGGTATCTCAATAATCAAGGGTGGATCAATAATGTGAAAAGTGGTGCTTACACATCTTGGTTATCAAAACAATATGGAGATAATGAATGA
- a CDS encoding DegT/DnrJ/EryC1/StrS family aminotransferase produces the protein MIKFLDLQKINQVYHAELMSAFESVLDSGWYVMGNHLQKFESEFANYCGVKHCIGVANGLEALVLVLRAWKEMGKLQEGDEVIVPSNTYIASILAISENNLTPILVEPDVNTFNLSLENIKAAVTTKTKVILPVHLYGQISPMKEIQEYAAANNILVLEDCAQSQGAEQFKIKAGSWGDAGAFSFYPGKNLGALGDAGAITTNDDGLADTLKALRNYGSHVKYQNLYKGVNSRLDELQAALLSVKLPNLDNENKRRRDIAKKYQENITNKNITLPVHPDNDVSHVWHLYVIKTVNRDSLVNYLNDQGIQTLVHYPIPPHHQKAYSEISHLSLPVSEMLHNSVLSLPISPVMTDDEVDFVIQKINGWQI, from the coding sequence ATGATTAAATTTCTTGATCTTCAAAAAATAAATCAGGTTTATCATGCGGAGTTAATGAGTGCATTCGAATCTGTGTTAGATTCGGGATGGTATGTAATGGGAAATCATCTCCAAAAGTTTGAGTCTGAATTTGCTAATTACTGTGGTGTTAAACACTGTATTGGTGTAGCGAACGGCTTAGAAGCCCTGGTGTTGGTTTTACGCGCCTGGAAAGAAATGGGTAAATTGCAAGAAGGTGACGAGGTTATCGTACCATCTAATACATATATTGCTTCTATTCTTGCAATATCTGAAAATAATTTAACTCCAATACTTGTAGAACCTGATGTAAATACTTTTAACTTATCTCTAGAAAATATAAAAGCAGCTGTTACGACAAAAACAAAAGTGATCCTTCCTGTTCATCTTTACGGTCAGATTTCACCGATGAAAGAAATACAGGAATATGCTGCTGCAAACAATATATTAGTTCTTGAGGATTGTGCGCAATCACAAGGAGCTGAGCAGTTTAAAATCAAGGCAGGCAGTTGGGGGGATGCAGGTGCGTTTAGTTTCTACCCGGGGAAAAATTTAGGTGCTCTGGGTGATGCTGGTGCGATCACAACGAATGATGATGGCTTAGCAGATACACTAAAAGCTCTTCGTAATTATGGCTCACATGTAAAATATCAAAATCTCTATAAAGGGGTAAATAGTCGACTGGATGAATTACAGGCAGCGCTTTTAAGCGTCAAATTACCAAATTTAGATAATGAAAATAAACGCAGAAGAGATATAGCTAAGAAATATCAAGAGAATATTACTAACAAAAATATTACTCTTCCAGTTCATCCTGACAATGATGTTTCACACGTATGGCATTTATATGTTATTAAAACAGTAAATAGGGATAGTCTTGTTAACTATTTGAATGATCAGGGAATACAAACCCTTGTACACTATCCGATACCTCCTCATCATCAAAAGGCTTACTCAGAAATTTCACATTTATCCTTACCTGTCTCAGAAATGTTGCATAATTCCGTACTCTCTTTGCCAATTTCGCCAGTTATGACCGATGATGAGGTCGACTTTGTCATTCAAAAAATAAATGGATGGCAAATTTGA
- a CDS encoding O-antigen translocase translates to MANLNFAKVTIFSGILTLLRLLCGFAISKVVAIYTGPVGIAGLGQLQNLVTFINGFVSSQVSQGINRYSAENKNDYESAKYYWRAALKLSVVACLFIICLGCILSSNISMLLFSTKAYYWIVILALIVVPLNVINNIFLGVLNGLGDHYRFFVANGCAVVFSAISMMLLVYLFGLKGALIAAALNNAIAGLWLVFVVMKCDWFKYHFWVGKTTSSHISEMRNYFFMGIIGALTGPVSLILVRTILTKDFSAEYAGYWQSVSKLSEAYLAVLTTALTVYYFPKTAAAKTVKEHISVLKTGSLIVIPFACMFAMSIFWGKEYILKILFSSEFIAAKQLFLFQNLGDVFRITSWLFATVLLAKGYFKINAILEITFSILFPLLTWGLTKYFSFTGVSIAYCITYLGYLIVSILIYIAHIKRLQKVSDIA, encoded by the coding sequence ATGGCAAATTTGAATTTTGCAAAAGTAACTATTTTTAGCGGAATATTGACACTTCTGCGACTATTATGCGGTTTCGCGATATCAAAAGTTGTTGCAATATATACAGGTCCAGTGGGGATTGCGGGATTAGGGCAATTACAAAATCTGGTGACGTTCATAAATGGTTTTGTATCCTCTCAGGTTTCTCAGGGGATAAACAGATATTCCGCAGAAAATAAAAATGATTATGAAAGTGCAAAATACTACTGGAGAGCTGCCTTAAAGCTCTCTGTAGTAGCATGCCTGTTTATCATTTGCCTGGGGTGCATTCTATCAAGTAATATATCAATGCTTTTATTTTCAACGAAAGCTTATTATTGGATAGTCATACTTGCTTTGATTGTTGTACCGCTAAATGTTATAAATAATATATTCTTGGGTGTGCTCAATGGTCTTGGAGACCATTATAGGTTTTTTGTTGCTAATGGATGTGCTGTTGTTTTTTCTGCCATCTCTATGATGTTATTGGTATATCTTTTTGGGTTAAAGGGAGCATTGATTGCTGCGGCATTGAATAATGCAATTGCAGGCCTATGGCTTGTATTTGTAGTCATGAAATGCGATTGGTTCAAATATCATTTCTGGGTTGGTAAAACCACCTCGTCTCATATATCTGAAATGAGAAATTATTTTTTCATGGGCATAATTGGCGCACTGACCGGCCCTGTATCTCTCATTCTAGTGAGGACTATTTTAACCAAAGATTTTTCAGCAGAATATGCTGGCTATTGGCAGTCTGTATCGAAGTTATCTGAAGCTTACCTGGCAGTCCTGACAACCGCACTAACTGTATATTATTTCCCCAAAACAGCAGCCGCCAAGACAGTTAAAGAACATATTTCTGTTTTAAAAACAGGCAGTCTCATTGTTATTCCCTTTGCCTGCATGTTTGCTATGAGTATATTTTGGGGTAAAGAATATATATTGAAGATATTATTCAGTTCGGAATTTATTGCAGCAAAACAATTGTTCTTATTTCAGAATTTGGGTGATGTTTTCAGAATAACAAGTTGGTTATTTGCAACAGTGTTATTAGCTAAGGGATATTTTAAGATTAATGCTATACTGGAGATCACATTTTCAATCTTATTTCCCTTATTAACGTGGGGGTTAACAAAGTATTTCTCATTTACTGGGGTAAGCATTGCATACTGTATAACCTATTTAGGTTATTTAATAGTTTCTATACTTATATATATTGCTCATATTAAGAGGCTACAAAAGGTTAGTGATATAGCATGA